The following proteins are co-located in the Nonlabens ponticola genome:
- a CDS encoding O-antigen translocase — translation MRHLFKYLNKNLLLKVAGYNSIQILVRIGLGSAMSYILAVFAGATGLGVLGNLRNFMQGVQTFSVLGLENGLVRHAASLKKEPQQLRKIYSTAWIAGIAISVILGITTFFLASVLDNYLIGLETSYAYVFKYLAISLPFYTLFIFIASMMQGFEWYKRFISLNIAVNVLVFAVSAWLIYTNQLSGALTGIVIAPIIQCVTAIVIWYYHRKDLPLFPSITGSFDKNSLKPLLSYSFMALASAVLIPVVHILVRQDLRAVVNDDAAGLWEAIQRVSSYYMLFFTTLISMYVLPKFSKSSDASNLKMVSLDFYKTLLLPLAAGLVTIFITRDLIVSILFTEEFEGMLVLFKWQLIGDFIKIITTVLAMWFIAQNDLKRYLIAEVVSLGTFLIASYVLVRKYDTEGIVMAHAISYLLYFAVLAVLLRKELFKQD, via the coding sequence ATGAGACATCTATTCAAGTATTTAAATAAAAATTTATTGCTCAAGGTGGCTGGATATAACTCTATCCAGATTTTGGTACGCATAGGTCTTGGCTCTGCGATGTCTTATATTCTAGCCGTTTTTGCAGGTGCTACAGGATTGGGTGTGTTGGGTAATCTGCGCAATTTCATGCAAGGCGTACAAACCTTTAGCGTGCTAGGTCTTGAGAATGGTCTGGTAAGACATGCAGCAAGTCTCAAAAAAGAGCCACAACAGTTGCGCAAAATATATAGCACGGCCTGGATAGCTGGTATTGCTATATCAGTAATATTAGGAATCACTACTTTCTTTCTTGCCTCGGTGCTGGATAATTACTTGATAGGACTGGAAACTAGCTATGCCTATGTTTTTAAGTATCTGGCTATCTCACTACCATTCTATACATTATTCATTTTCATCGCATCCATGATGCAGGGATTTGAATGGTACAAGCGATTCATTTCTCTTAATATAGCAGTCAATGTATTGGTTTTTGCCGTCAGTGCATGGTTGATTTATACGAATCAATTAAGCGGTGCTTTGACAGGTATTGTTATCGCACCTATCATACAATGTGTGACGGCAATCGTCATTTGGTATTACCATAGAAAAGACCTGCCTCTTTTTCCATCAATTACGGGATCATTTGACAAAAACAGTTTAAAGCCTTTATTATCCTACAGCTTTATGGCGCTTGCGAGTGCGGTGCTGATTCCTGTGGTCCATATTTTGGTGCGACAGGATTTGCGTGCCGTGGTCAATGATGATGCCGCAGGTTTGTGGGAAGCGATACAGCGCGTATCATCTTACTACATGCTGTTTTTCACTACGCTTATCAGTATGTATGTGTTGCCTAAATTCAGCAAGTCCAGTGATGCATCAAATCTTAAGATGGTAAGCCTTGACTTTTACAAGACATTGCTTTTGCCGCTAGCTGCTGGTCTCGTGACTATTTTTATCACTAGAGACTTGATAGTCAGTATTCTATTTACTGAAGAGTTTGAAGGAATGCTGGTGCTATTCAAATGGCAGCTCATCGGTGATTTCATTAAAATAATCACCACCGTATTGGCCATGTGGTTCATTGCTCAAAACGACTTGAAAAGATATCTGATTGCCGAGGTTGTGAGTCTAGGAACATTTCTCATAGCAAGCTATGTCCTAGTGAGAAAATATGACACTGAAGGTATTGTAATGGCGCACGCGATAAGTTACCTACTATATTTTGCAGTCTTGGCTGTCTTATTGCGCAAGGAATTATTCAAGCAAGACTAA
- a CDS encoding DegT/DnrJ/EryC1/StrS family aminotransferase: protein MAAPIPYLDLKSLQGRFLQQDLDVMQHLHDSGTYIGGDMVTRFENEFAAYCGVQHCIGVANGLEALEIILRADVELGVLTKAARILVPAHTYIATFLSITNAGCIPVPVDVDELLLTADKIKNQLDNIHGVIAVDIYGKLVDDEVYAFLPDRQAGAKAKKIPIYTDAAQAHGARTDQGMRSGSRGRASAFSFYPTKNLGALGDAGAIVTDDEELGSMCRKIANYGRESRYVNDVLGVNSRLDPLQAGFLSNRLPLLDQDNARRREIAETYISSIKHEKIQVPNSLWIEHNAHHVFPIYSDDRGRLVQHMDAAGIGTNFHYKIPPHHQEVYPEFNAFNFPVTERLHKTQLSIPCHPLLSDQEVQRVIDTVNSFE from the coding sequence ATGGCAGCTCCTATCCCATATCTAGATCTCAAGTCCCTGCAAGGTCGTTTCCTGCAACAGGATCTTGACGTCATGCAGCATTTGCATGATAGTGGCACCTACATAGGTGGCGATATGGTCACGCGATTTGAAAACGAATTTGCCGCATACTGCGGTGTCCAACATTGTATAGGCGTTGCAAACGGTCTGGAAGCTCTAGAAATCATTCTGCGTGCAGATGTTGAGTTAGGCGTTTTAACTAAAGCTGCTAGAATTCTGGTGCCTGCACATACCTACATCGCAACATTCTTGAGCATCACTAATGCAGGCTGTATACCTGTTCCTGTAGATGTGGATGAATTACTGCTCACGGCAGATAAAATCAAGAACCAGCTAGATAACATCCATGGAGTAATTGCGGTAGATATTTATGGTAAACTGGTGGATGATGAGGTGTATGCTTTCCTGCCTGACCGGCAGGCAGGCGCGAAAGCAAAAAAAATACCCATCTACACTGACGCTGCTCAAGCCCACGGCGCTAGAACCGATCAAGGAATGCGATCTGGCTCACGCGGCAGAGCCAGTGCTTTTTCCTTTTACCCAACCAAAAATCTGGGCGCATTAGGTGATGCTGGAGCCATCGTGACAGATGATGAAGAGCTGGGAAGCATGTGCAGGAAAATAGCCAACTATGGTCGTGAATCGCGATATGTCAATGACGTTCTAGGTGTGAACTCGCGATTGGATCCCTTGCAAGCAGGTTTTCTCTCAAATCGTTTACCATTACTAGATCAAGACAATGCGAGACGTCGCGAGATCGCAGAAACCTATATTTCCAGCATCAAACATGAAAAAATACAGGTGCCTAATTCTTTATGGATCGAGCACAATGCGCATCATGTTTTCCCAATATATTCTGATGATCGAGGTAGACTGGTGCAGCATATGGATGCCGCTGGAATCGGTACTAATTTTCATTATAAAATTCCGCCACATCATCAAGAGGTCTATCCTGAATTCAACGCATTTAATTTTCCCGTTACAGAACGACTGCATAAAACCCAACTGAGCATTCCGTGTCACCCATTATTAAGTGATCAGGAAGTGCAACGAGTGATTGATACCGTGAACAGCTTTGAATGA
- a CDS encoding GNAT family N-acetyltransferase produces MSLRLYTSSDRAAWNDFIQQSVNGCFLHEREFMEYHSDRFQDHSLMAFDDDNLRGCFPAHVVDDHLISHNGLTYAGWIVSADATDLDNLHQALLDYSQNNSIINLKIKLPPAIYDDIYQKTFDALNSNGYSVNDTADDVVIDLADWQPSAKKTIGYRNGKFDQLQVQQSEDLAYYWNNILVPSLKNRHNATPVHSLAEIQLLQSRFPDGIKLHIVEFDQEPIAGILVFDFGNILKIQYAASTSLGFEKNAMDYLYLELIAQARQDGKKHIDLGIVNERDGSINQGLLRFKKQLGGKQLKVATATYTFTA; encoded by the coding sequence TTGAGTTTAAGACTATACACATCTAGCGATCGTGCTGCTTGGAATGACTTTATACAGCAATCTGTCAATGGATGTTTCCTGCACGAGCGTGAGTTTATGGAATATCACAGCGACCGATTTCAGGATCACAGTCTCATGGCATTCGATGATGATAATCTGAGAGGTTGCTTTCCAGCACATGTAGTAGATGATCATTTGATTTCCCATAACGGCTTGACCTACGCTGGTTGGATCGTATCAGCAGATGCGACCGACCTAGATAATTTGCATCAAGCCTTACTGGACTATTCTCAGAACAACAGCATTATAAACCTAAAAATCAAGCTGCCGCCAGCGATTTATGATGATATCTATCAAAAAACATTTGACGCTCTCAATAGCAATGGTTACAGCGTTAATGATACAGCCGATGATGTCGTCATCGATCTCGCTGACTGGCAACCTAGCGCCAAAAAAACCATAGGATACCGCAACGGTAAGTTTGATCAATTACAAGTACAGCAATCAGAAGATCTTGCATATTACTGGAACAACATTCTGGTGCCATCCTTAAAAAATAGGCACAACGCAACACCAGTTCACTCGCTAGCTGAAATACAGCTCTTACAATCCAGATTCCCAGACGGCATAAAACTTCACATAGTAGAATTTGATCAGGAACCAATTGCAGGAATACTAGTTTTTGATTTTGGCAACATTCTTAAGATTCAGTATGCGGCTAGTACCAGTCTAGGGTTTGAAAAAAATGCCATGGATTATCTTTACTTGGAATTAATTGCACAGGCCAGACAAGATGGTAAAAAACACATCGATCTAGGTATCGTCAATGAACGCGATGGTAGCATCAATCAAGGACTTCTACGATTTAAAAAACAATTAGGCGGCAAGCAGCTCAAAGTTGCTACGGCAACCTATACTTTTACAGCATGA
- the typA gene encoding translational GTPase TypA, which produces MKDIRNIAIIAHVDHGKTTLVDKILHHCEIFRENEATGELILDNNDIERERGITILAKNVSVMYKGTKINIIDTPGHADFGGEVERVLNMADGVLLLVDAFEGPMPQTRFVLQKAIDLGLKPCVVVNKVDKENCTPDEVHESVFDLMFELGAEEWQLDFPTVYGSAKNNWMSEDWKDETENIEPLLDMVIEHVPAPKVEEGTTQLLITSLDFSNYTGRIAIGRVKRGSIKENQQVTLCKRDGSEVKARVKEVYVFDGMGKAKVDEVHAGDICALVGLEGFEIGDSVADFENPEAMETIAIDEPTMSMLFTINDSPFFGKDGKFVTSRNIKDRLTKELEKNLALQVHDTGSADKFMVFGRGVLHLSVLIETMRREGYELQIGQPQVIIKEIDGVKCEPIEELTIDLPENVSGKAVEMVTMRKGEMTSMAPKGERMICEFKIPSRGIIGLRNQLITATAGEAIMNHRFVGFEPYKGEIPGRINGSLISMEKGTSIPYSMDKMQDRGKFFIAPGEEIYTGQVVGENSRPDDLVLNLTKTKKLSNVRSAGNDDKVKIAPPVKFTLEEALEYIQKDEYVEVTPNFLRLRKIYLDENERKRHAKELG; this is translated from the coding sequence ATGAAAGACATTAGAAATATTGCGATTATCGCACACGTTGACCACGGTAAGACAACCCTGGTAGACAAGATATTACACCACTGTGAGATATTCCGTGAGAACGAGGCCACAGGAGAATTGATCCTTGACAATAACGACATCGAGCGCGAGCGTGGTATTACCATCCTTGCAAAAAATGTGTCCGTTATGTACAAGGGAACTAAGATTAATATCATCGACACGCCTGGTCACGCCGATTTTGGTGGTGAGGTAGAGCGCGTACTCAATATGGCAGATGGTGTGTTATTGCTCGTTGATGCCTTTGAAGGCCCTATGCCACAAACACGCTTTGTATTGCAAAAGGCGATCGACCTAGGCCTCAAGCCGTGCGTGGTTGTCAACAAGGTAGATAAGGAAAACTGTACACCAGATGAGGTGCACGAGTCCGTTTTTGACCTCATGTTTGAATTGGGTGCCGAAGAGTGGCAACTTGATTTCCCAACGGTTTATGGTAGTGCCAAAAACAACTGGATGTCTGAGGATTGGAAAGACGAGACCGAAAATATTGAGCCATTACTTGATATGGTCATTGAGCACGTTCCAGCGCCTAAAGTAGAAGAAGGAACCACACAATTATTGATTACATCGCTTGATTTCTCAAACTACACTGGTCGTATCGCGATAGGACGTGTAAAAAGAGGCTCTATCAAAGAAAACCAACAGGTAACGCTTTGTAAGCGTGACGGGTCAGAAGTTAAGGCACGCGTCAAGGAAGTTTACGTTTTTGACGGTATGGGCAAGGCCAAAGTGGACGAAGTTCACGCTGGTGACATTTGTGCACTAGTAGGTCTAGAAGGATTTGAGATAGGCGACAGCGTTGCAGATTTTGAGAATCCAGAAGCTATGGAAACCATCGCCATCGATGAGCCAACGATGAGCATGCTGTTTACCATCAACGACTCACCATTCTTTGGTAAGGACGGTAAATTTGTAACCTCTAGAAACATTAAAGACAGACTGACAAAGGAGCTTGAGAAAAACCTCGCGTTGCAGGTTCACGATACAGGATCTGCAGATAAATTCATGGTCTTCGGCCGTGGTGTACTGCACCTTTCCGTATTGATCGAGACCATGCGTCGTGAAGGATACGAGCTACAAATAGGCCAGCCACAGGTAATCATCAAGGAGATTGATGGTGTCAAGTGCGAGCCTATTGAAGAGTTGACCATTGACCTGCCAGAAAACGTGAGCGGTAAAGCCGTCGAGATGGTGACCATGAGAAAAGGTGAGATGACTAGCATGGCTCCCAAAGGTGAGCGCATGATCTGTGAATTCAAGATCCCATCGCGTGGTATCATCGGTCTTAGAAACCAATTGATCACCGCAACAGCTGGTGAGGCGATTATGAACCACCGCTTCGTTGGTTTTGAGCCTTATAAAGGTGAGATTCCTGGACGTATCAACGGTTCCTTGATCTCCATGGAAAAGGGTACTTCCATTCCATATTCTATGGATAAGATGCAGGATCGTGGTAAGTTTTTCATCGCACCAGGTGAAGAAATTTACACCGGTCAGGTGGTAGGCGAGAACTCACGTCCAGACGATCTAGTCCTCAATTTGACCAAAACCAAGAAGCTTTCAAATGTGCGTAGTGCCGGTAACGACGATAAGGTAAAGATCGCGCCACCAGTGAAGTTCACGCTAGAGGAAGCATTGGAATACATACAAAAGGACGAGTACGTTGAGGTAACGCCCAATTTCTTGAGATTGCGCAAGATCTACCTTGATGAAAACGAGCGTAAACGCCATGCCAAAGAGCTAGGCTAG
- a CDS encoding UbiA family prenyltransferase, with the protein MGLFAVLFFTVRAVAFDGQNNPIDNDLQKSWWWIVTGVIAVISFFFRLRVFDEIKDFSIDSVNHPDRVLQSGRVHLKQLQIISYSLIALEVGWSLLTGVPTFLGWLAAVGYSLLMRYEFFVPVFLKKSLILYGFTHMLIMPLIILWIYVAHAGLYFPLAFWYVCAASLLAGFSFEIARKIHAPSHERSGIDSYSKSLGFKVAVGTLLIVLAGGLAVQYLLLNALAANWYVVALIGIIYLLLLILYITNLRKPDENQLRKGELLVSLFMIASYLSVIIVVNFL; encoded by the coding sequence ATGGGATTGTTTGCTGTATTATTCTTTACCGTAAGAGCTGTAGCTTTTGACGGGCAAAACAATCCAATAGATAATGACTTGCAAAAATCCTGGTGGTGGATTGTTACAGGCGTTATAGCAGTAATCTCATTTTTCTTCAGACTTAGGGTGTTTGACGAGATTAAGGATTTTTCCATAGACTCTGTCAATCATCCCGATAGGGTTCTTCAAAGTGGACGTGTCCATTTAAAGCAGTTGCAGATCATAAGTTATTCGCTAATCGCGCTTGAAGTAGGATGGTCTTTGCTAACAGGTGTGCCCACATTCCTAGGCTGGCTTGCTGCTGTAGGCTATTCCCTATTGATGCGTTATGAGTTTTTTGTACCTGTGTTTTTAAAAAAGAGCCTTATCCTATATGGGTTCACGCACATGCTTATCATGCCGCTCATTATTTTATGGATATATGTGGCACACGCAGGTTTATATTTTCCATTAGCTTTCTGGTACGTGTGTGCAGCATCTTTGTTAGCAGGTTTTAGCTTTGAGATAGCGCGCAAAATTCATGCTCCTAGCCATGAAAGATCAGGAATCGATAGCTATTCAAAATCGTTAGGATTCAAAGTTGCTGTAGGCACATTACTTATTGTCTTGGCTGGTGGTCTAGCAGTTCAATATCTTCTATTAAATGCACTCGCTGCCAATTGGTATGTGGTAGCGTTGATAGGCATCATTTATCTGCTGTTACTGATTCTATACATCACGAACCTGAGGAAGCCTGATGAAAATCAGTTGAGGAAAGGTGAATTGCTGGTAAGCCTGTTCATGATAGCCAGTTACCTGAGTGTCATTATAGTAGTCAATTTTCTATGA
- a CDS encoding PEP/pyruvate-binding domain-containing protein, whose product MIQKAYTNNMGGKARGLYRLKELGLDVPDFIVIPYDVFKNVVERHNDPDILTQQLEKYKLDQQVVSRVEEALAKWDFPNQKIAVRSSILDEDGSDHSFAGMMDSYLNLYDRESVFEAIKKCAASAYSHRSITYREENELPSRARPAVLVQKQINATASGVIFTTSPIYPQEVAIHMAQGLGDKLVSGQVAADEFYYLKKSGKLHRCMTTDNLDFNNDILEDPSSREDNDTIGTLPDYVHQDLLDYAFAKAEQIEALYGPSDIEFCIKDDQFYFLQLRPITTKIPDVTVFDNSNIQESYCGVTTPLTFSFATRAYGTVYKQTMKVVGINQRTIDDYQNVLNNLLALRKGRIYYNINNWYRGLQLLPSFSQNKEDMEAMMGLEEPVDFVIDTKKSWREKIQLLPSLILNLSRLLLEFKRLKKRTERFKHDFNEVYRNFYRDSNPSVSLQEFIKRRHQLDELLYQWDVPIINDFKVMMSNGKVKRALESIGIKKTEAFLALYLSNDHEIESAFPTRLMIDLASEVDRDPELCKLIKALPQELHHQIKASYPEFYLKVEDFMDRYGDRTIGELKLETITMRVQPQIFYQYLKNLFGYHSIDKAPQNLQDTAKKELVEALDGKSFFTKRSVINKLHQLQDSIRRRESLRLDRTRLFGMYRTLYRQYASHLKNQDFIDQIDDIFYLTEDELINDQQDHFKELITERQGLFESYESQEVPSRIVQPYPPVGNEKPKLDDNELMGQGCHPGEATGEVLVITNPTDDLNVKDKIIVAQRTDPGWCALFPSCRAVIIEKGSMLSHSVILLRELGIPTIINVPAVTKILKTGQEIKMNGSTGHIQIIQRTTKND is encoded by the coding sequence ATGATTCAAAAAGCCTATACTAATAACATGGGCGGCAAGGCTCGTGGCCTCTATAGATTGAAAGAGCTAGGATTAGATGTTCCCGATTTCATAGTGATACCCTATGATGTTTTCAAAAATGTGGTGGAAAGACATAATGATCCTGATATTCTGACACAGCAATTGGAGAAATATAAACTGGATCAACAAGTGGTAAGCAGGGTTGAAGAAGCTCTAGCGAAATGGGATTTTCCTAATCAAAAGATAGCCGTAAGATCATCCATTCTAGATGAGGATGGTAGCGATCATTCCTTTGCTGGTATGATGGACAGTTATTTAAATCTCTATGATAGAGAGAGTGTGTTTGAAGCAATAAAGAAGTGTGCGGCAAGTGCCTATTCACATCGATCCATCACTTACCGCGAGGAGAACGAGTTGCCCTCACGAGCACGTCCAGCAGTCCTCGTACAAAAACAGATCAACGCAACGGCCAGCGGCGTGATTTTCACGACGTCGCCTATTTATCCTCAAGAGGTTGCCATACACATGGCGCAAGGCCTGGGCGACAAATTGGTGAGCGGTCAAGTAGCGGCAGATGAGTTTTATTACTTGAAAAAATCTGGGAAATTACACCGCTGCATGACCACCGATAATCTAGATTTCAATAATGATATATTAGAAGATCCGTCTAGTAGAGAAGATAATGACACGATAGGCACATTGCCTGATTATGTTCATCAGGATTTGTTGGATTACGCTTTCGCGAAAGCGGAACAGATAGAAGCCTTATACGGTCCTAGTGACATTGAGTTTTGTATAAAAGATGACCAATTCTATTTTCTACAATTAAGACCTATTACGACCAAGATTCCCGATGTCACCGTGTTTGATAATTCAAACATTCAAGAAAGTTATTGCGGTGTGACCACACCATTGACGTTTTCATTTGCGACACGTGCCTATGGTACTGTTTATAAGCAAACAATGAAAGTGGTAGGCATCAACCAGCGGACGATTGACGACTATCAAAACGTACTCAATAATTTGCTGGCGCTTAGAAAAGGTCGCATTTATTACAACATCAATAACTGGTATCGCGGCCTGCAGCTGTTGCCATCCTTTAGCCAAAACAAGGAAGACATGGAGGCAATGATGGGACTGGAAGAGCCTGTGGATTTTGTAATTGACACCAAAAAAAGTTGGCGAGAAAAAATACAATTACTGCCGTCGCTTATTCTGAATCTGTCGCGATTACTGCTTGAATTTAAACGCCTTAAAAAACGTACCGAGCGCTTTAAACACGATTTTAATGAGGTGTATCGCAACTTTTATCGTGACTCAAATCCTTCGGTATCATTGCAAGAGTTCATTAAACGCCGTCATCAATTAGATGAATTATTGTATCAATGGGACGTGCCTATCATCAACGACTTTAAGGTCATGATGAGCAATGGTAAGGTAAAACGGGCATTGGAAAGCATAGGTATCAAGAAAACGGAAGCTTTTCTAGCCCTTTATTTATCAAATGATCATGAGATTGAAAGTGCCTTTCCTACCAGACTTATGATTGATCTAGCAAGCGAAGTTGATCGTGATCCAGAGTTATGTAAACTTATAAAAGCCTTACCTCAAGAATTGCATCATCAAATTAAAGCTAGCTATCCAGAATTTTATTTGAAGGTAGAAGATTTTATGGATAGATATGGTGATCGCACTATTGGCGAACTGAAGCTTGAGACTATCACCATGCGGGTTCAACCTCAAATTTTCTATCAATACCTTAAAAACTTATTCGGCTACCACAGTATTGATAAAGCTCCACAAAATTTACAGGATACAGCAAAGAAAGAGCTGGTGGAAGCCCTAGATGGTAAGTCCTTTTTTACAAAGCGATCTGTCATTAATAAGCTCCATCAATTACAGGATAGCATTAGACGTCGCGAAAGTTTGCGACTGGACCGTACCAGGTTATTCGGTATGTATAGAACTCTTTATAGACAGTATGCCTCGCATCTAAAGAATCAAGATTTTATTGATCAAATAGATGATATATTCTACCTGACAGAAGATGAATTGATCAATGATCAACAAGATCATTTCAAAGAGCTTATCACAGAACGTCAAGGCCTTTTTGAATCATATGAATCTCAAGAAGTACCATCTCGTATTGTCCAGCCATATCCACCGGTAGGAAATGAAAAGCCTAAACTTGATGACAATGAATTAATGGGTCAAGGTTGTCATCCTGGTGAGGCAACTGGCGAGGTTCTCGTTATCACAAATCCTACAGATGATTTGAATGTCAAAGACAAAATCATAGTCGCTCAACGTACTGATCCTGGATGGTGTGCGTTATTTCCATCTTGCCGTGCTGTCATTATTGAAAAAGGAAGCATGCTTTCCCATTCGGTTATCTTACTACGTGAATTAGGAATTCCAACGATTATCAATGTACCTGCGGTGACTAAAATCTTGAAAACCGGTCAAGAAATTAAAATGAATGGCAGTACTGGCCACATTCAAATAATACAGAGAACTACTAAGAATGATTGA
- a CDS encoding phosphotransferase: MIEISKNFIAQMMSDRLEKKVKILSLEPYAIDNSSSILTSLNQSQQGLSVGHFGYSVDYRINQEPQKQKMVLKVKTFGSETSEMLTGLSQLSSSPLKDVYPAYATLMGFENSHFKELYLYEHVTHAVMPTIYGTHRDEKQGIFMILMEDLYAQQNLNTVMQPEVWTHNDLSSAIIDLASWHGDALHLADRLIDNEWQYDLPSSNFYKKIKPVLSSLLNNSRDLNLITSEQCIVLERYLEKIPQLYAGLDELPKTIIHNDCNLRNCCIKNDSLLLYDWELATMHIPHYDLAEFICFAITADRKGEIETLINRYHEHLNVNYDYPQELPEFVGTLQLAASQFALHRLGLYTMAHKITPYPFLERVYQTYFLLDQFCEDYLTN; this comes from the coding sequence TTGATAGAGATTTCCAAAAATTTCATCGCACAAATGATGAGTGATAGATTGGAAAAAAAGGTTAAGATATTATCGCTTGAGCCTTATGCGATTGATAATTCATCAAGTATTCTAACATCGCTTAATCAGTCACAGCAAGGATTATCGGTTGGGCACTTTGGCTATAGTGTAGATTACCGCATAAACCAAGAGCCTCAGAAACAAAAAATGGTTCTCAAGGTAAAGACCTTTGGCTCTGAAACATCTGAAATGCTAACTGGACTATCTCAACTTTCCTCATCGCCTTTAAAGGACGTGTATCCAGCGTATGCTACTTTAATGGGATTTGAAAACAGTCATTTCAAGGAATTGTACTTATATGAGCATGTAACACACGCTGTTATGCCAACTATTTATGGTACGCATCGCGATGAAAAACAAGGGATATTCATGATACTTATGGAAGATCTGTACGCGCAGCAAAATCTCAACACGGTCATGCAGCCAGAAGTATGGACACATAATGACTTGTCCAGCGCCATCATAGATCTAGCTAGTTGGCATGGTGATGCTTTGCATCTCGCTGATCGATTGATAGATAATGAATGGCAGTATGATTTACCTAGCTCTAATTTTTACAAGAAAATAAAACCTGTCCTATCTAGTCTATTGAACAATTCGCGAGATCTTAATTTGATCACGTCAGAGCAATGCATTGTTCTTGAGAGATACTTAGAGAAGATACCTCAACTTTACGCAGGATTAGATGAATTGCCCAAAACAATCATTCATAATGATTGCAACCTGCGCAATTGCTGTATTAAAAATGATAGCTTATTGCTTTATGATTGGGAACTGGCAACTATGCACATACCTCACTATGATCTTGCAGAATTTATTTGTTTTGCAATCACCGCAGATAGAAAAGGTGAGATAGAAACCCTGATCAATCGTTATCACGAGCATCTCAATGTTAACTACGACTATCCACAAGAGTTACCAGAATTTGTCGGGACACTACAACTTGCTGCATCTCAATTTGCGCTGCACAGATTAGGTTTGTATACTATGGCTCACAAGATTACTCCTTATCCATTTTTGGAACGCGTTTACCAGACCTATTTTTTACTTGATCAATTTTGCGAGGATTATTTAACCAATTGA
- a CDS encoding DUF3419 family protein: MKSAFSNIDLDQLRYSMIWESGDNMRRALDINTQDHVLVITSAGCNALNALLDEPQSVTAVDVNEHQNQLLRVKLHIYQYHNHELLTSFLGLSNKISQEQVIQILSATMDKDLLEWTKAFFKTTGDKVMESGRLERYIHGFYESLPVDLKPKVDKLFKFEELSQQADFFIDELDNSAFKELFISYFNKNNLSQGRDPKLFTYTSQSTGEVFYERLLEHSKVELLNHNFYSRFFMYGCENIDPHLWPACYQEQNFDTIARQVHKVTVVKDEAMHYLNSAPGQEVTKASLSNIFEYVSPADFQSAVSQLFSRSRSLKLVYWNLLQDQQITRQSDAEMEARLQYQCIATTACFYFLNKRVLQIHPDPARVHELEKMTAF; encoded by the coding sequence ATGAAGTCAGCTTTTTCTAATATAGATCTAGATCAATTGCGTTATTCCATGATATGGGAAAGTGGCGATAACATGCGGCGTGCACTTGACATCAATACACAGGATCACGTGCTGGTCATTACATCGGCTGGATGTAATGCACTTAATGCTTTGCTGGACGAGCCACAAAGTGTAACTGCGGTTGATGTCAATGAGCATCAAAATCAATTACTAAGGGTTAAGTTGCACATATACCAGTACCACAATCACGAATTATTGACTTCTTTCTTGGGTTTGTCTAATAAAATATCGCAAGAGCAAGTGATACAAATCCTGTCAGCGACTATGGATAAGGACTTGCTAGAATGGACAAAGGCGTTTTTCAAAACCACAGGTGATAAGGTGATGGAATCGGGTAGGCTGGAAAGATATATACACGGATTCTATGAATCACTACCAGTTGATCTAAAGCCTAAAGTAGATAAGTTGTTCAAATTTGAAGAATTATCACAACAAGCCGATTTTTTTATTGATGAACTGGACAATTCTGCATTCAAGGAATTATTCATCAGCTATTTTAATAAGAACAATTTGTCACAAGGACGTGACCCAAAGCTCTTCACTTATACGAGTCAATCGACAGGAGAAGTGTTTTATGAGCGATTACTAGAACATTCAAAAGTTGAATTACTGAACCATAACTTTTATTCAAGGTTCTTCATGTACGGTTGCGAGAATATCGATCCTCATTTATGGCCAGCATGTTATCAGGAACAAAATTTTGATACCATTGCCAGACAAGTTCATAAAGTCACTGTGGTTAAGGATGAAGCAATGCATTACTTGAATTCTGCGCCAGGGCAAGAAGTTACCAAAGCCTCACTATCAAACATTTTTGAATACGTAAGTCCTGCAGATTTTCAATCTGCCGTATCACAGTTGTTCTCCCGATCACGGTCTTTAAAGCTTGTGTATTGGAACTTGCTTCAGGATCAACAAATTACTCGCCAGTCTGATGCGGAGATGGAGGCAAGGCTTCAATATCAGTGTATCGCAACGACTGCATGTTTCTATTTTTTAAACAAGCGTGTGCTTCAAATCCATCCAGATCCTGCTAGAGTACACGAACTGGAAAAAATGACAGCTTTTTGA